The nucleotide window TCTTTAATGTTAACCATTAAATTTGCTGTATAATGTGGaattagtttaaaagctgtgaaTTTTATTATCCATCTGAAAAAagagacattaaaaaaaggaatgtgtggctaaaaagaaaaaaattactaaaagagaTGTCTTGCTAACTAGGTTATAGATTTCGACCCTCAAAAAAAAGTGATCTTCGAAGGGAAGAAATTGATGAATTCAGTTTTGAAATTCATTATTCAACACTAATCCAGAAACATccagtatatacatatatatatatatatatatatatataaacaaagttcTGCATCTAGCAGAAAGCAAAGATTAATATTTCAGTAAGATCTCACTATCTTCTTCATAATGAAGTAGAAATATACATTTGTTAGGAGGGGATCTCCCTTGATTTCAACACTACTGAGAattggtcatattaaaaaagaagaaatgaagagactagactgttaaaaaaaaaatggctagcAGAGCAAGTCACATATGGTttgagtataaaaattttaaaaaaaattagctaatctAATTCAATTTATGTTAAACCGAGAGAAAGaggcaataaaatacaaaagcacacgtaattcataattttaaaatcataaatgagACTAAcgaaaatatgataaaagagtTGTATACAATCTCCAACAAAATCATGTTCCACGAAACATTCCAATAATTGAAGAAACACTTTTTCTTTGCATTACCAGAatgtatttataaagtaatttaaactataaaaaataaataatatttttaaaatgctgaagtaagaaaaaagaacaaaactttttaaaaaattaccttgatttttgaagatgaagtactcaattcatttttaattaactttgatGTTGAACTAGATTTTCCAATACGATTTAACCAGTTTTTAATCCAATTTTCATCGATACTATATTCCTCAGAAGCAAATAATAAAGTAccatcttttataattaaatttggatGAATTGCAATTGCATTGGCTTGTTGTTGCGGTAATGTATTCAATGAATGATTATACATCATATAAGATGCTGCTACTGGAGGTCGATTCATCTGGAATTGATGGCACTCCTGCGGATAAGATGATGTACATTGCTGAACATTTACATTTGTTTCAGGATAGCAATAAGTCGAATCAGAAAGAAACATTGTATTGTCTGTCCTTTGTATAGCTGGTGAATGAGGAAATTGTGCACCAGAGAACTGTGGCTTCAGCTGTTGATCATAATTCATATATGCAGGTGGAGGTAACGGTGGAGGAGGAATTGGCGGTAGAGGAGATCTGATAAATCCTTCAGATCGTACAACATTCTGCGAACAGTTCTGTCCATTActccaatttaaagaaaaatcatttccaTATCCAATCGTATTATCACAATTCACATgacttttattcataaattcacAATTGTATCCTTGCATTTCAAAACTATAATGTTTAGAcacaatactaaatataaataaataaataaatgtttcaataactagtaattaaatttaagcagaaaaacattaaactctgttaaagtttcatttaaaaatttattaattaaaatgaaaaagttatgtataaactgaaattatatatattaaaaataaaaattaaaaattcataatacttaaattctactaaataattaaataatctgtaaatatttttaataattcgtcaatcaaaaataattcaatttcataacctgataaaaaaaagttaacataccACACTCTAATTTATGAGCAAATTAAATAAagcataaacaataaattaattattaagtctttttaaataataaagcaatagTACAAATTAGTAGTATTAGCTGTATAATTTCatctaatttgttaaatatagaaattattaaatttagcagAAATGTGTCACTTCTACTGGAGACGGTAACTGTGGTTTAGCATCATCTAATACTTTCTGTGCAGCTAAATAATCTTCTTGTTCTTTAAGATCTGATTCAGAAGTAAGAATACTTTGAAGTTCTTCAAACGCTTTAAGGAGTCTTCGTTGACAATCTGGTACCATCATAAGACTTTCTTGAAGCACTTCTTCCTGTTTCCTTATATCATATTCATCTTTTCCTAGAaaaattacatcatcatcattattacatGCAGTTCAGTACAACAAAagcatattttataacaatttataatatattttatagatttataatttttttaaatatttatattatatattcttaatattttattttacttatttaaaaataaaactattttgaagaTCAGATAGCATCCCAGCTGGATCTCTGGAAGGGAATAACTCAATTGAAGTTCTGAAAATGTAAGAAACATGACGTATTTTTAATGTTAGATGTATAAATTAAAGTGGTaggcaaatattttaaaacaataaatggaTAGATTACAGGCTAGATGCAGTACGAATTAGCacatgaaatggaaattttcaaCAATCTTTCTGATCAGGGAATTAACAGGATAACAAAGAGATTAATTAATGACGTTACTAATGTTTGAATATTCTGATAATCAACTGTTTGAAGATAACATGTTTATCTTTATAAGATATAGTTGAGTTAtactaaataaatcaaaattttgaaaatttggttaATTATACAGTGATCAACTCAAGACCACTGGCATCTCACAAACTATAAGTTTTAGGACAAACTTTAAATGGGGAACCTTCCCTAGATTTTtccctacattaaaaatacatttttgaaatctttgCCCTTTTCCGATATGGAGgccaatttcattatttcaaaggAAACCCTCATGTTATAACATTTTTGGGTAAAAAATAGTACTGAGAGATTTTTATTCCTGGATAGTTTTTTCTAAACACAGCTTTTACAAAGCTACAGGCTAGCAATTGCtaacttacaaatataatttaatgctaAATATTTATCAGTTGTTGATGACATTTTCAGGAAAGCGACTGACTACATTTCAATTTATGGAGGAGGGCATTTGGAAAAATCTGCTGTAACTGGCACTGCAATTCTGTTGCAATTCtttattcctaataaataaaacttgaaccACACTACTCAAGGTACAAAAAGCCTTTTAATCTTACCTTTACTTTACTTTCTgctttacttaattttcaaactttaattatattatctgaAAACCAGATACTAATACATTAcatttgcatttaaaataatagtcaCCGTATTTGATTTACAAACGTCATACAAACTGACAATGCCTAATAAAAATGCAGGCAGCTGCTCTCCTGAAAACTTCATTAACAGCTTTAATAATGCGTTGTGATGAATGTTGTACAAAATTCTTCAACAAAGAGAAATTGCAGTTTTTCAGCACAGAATAGTTGATaaatatttagcattaaaattgcataatttttgtttgtttacaattGTCAACCCATAAGTCCATAATGGTGCATTTAgagtgaaatacaaaaaaatgcaatataaacatgaagtttccatttaaaaaaaatgaagtgggCCGCCATATTGGAAGAatggtaatactgtatttttaaagaaGGGAAAAATCTAGGGAAGGTTCACCATTTTAAGTTTCTCATAAAACCTATAGTTTCTGAGATCTCAACAGTGACCATCTTGAGTCAATCACCCTAGTAAGTAATTCTAGGTTAGCTAGATCAATGAAGGTGAAATTTTGGAAGAAATTAAATAtcgaatattttgattttatgtcatataattttaatttaaatttacagtttaattacacattatataaaaaaattaaataagacagtgggttatttttataatatcactATTAATCTTAAACTTAAAATCACATCTATTACAATGTGCCACCTTACTTCAATTACTGCTGCACAACTCCACCCTTTTTTATcaagtcataaaaattaataaaattcagtaattattacaagGTTAATATAAAAGGGAGAGTATTAAATGCACCTTATACAATGATATATTCCCCTCATTTGtcagtagataataaaaatttaaaagacttcaaattacacattaaaaaatatgtcaagaaattaaaatgatcGGGTATACAGTATATACGTagtcaacaattaaaataaaaaattaaacaatcttaataatataaaaaatattgttaaattattaatcaatctcTTAAATATGCTTGTGGCTAGCCACTACATAAAGTACTGATTTTGTGATCAGTACTGTATGTGATGGCTAGCCACAAACATATTTAagagataaacaattttaaaatatttttttatattaattgttaactttatatttatattaattaactttaattttaattgttgactacatatattatatacacgataattttaatttcttgatgtattttttaatgtgtaatttgaagtattttaaattttatgatcaaCTGACTATGAGGGGAACCCTTGAAAGCATTCTTGATagctgaattttacttttatttctatttaaatacatctataaatctatttataaaaatataattaatattaaatattatatatatttaattttataatacatatattataaaattaaaatatatgtgtatatatataaatagcacTTACTTATCTCTTATTTAACAGTTCTTAAATCTACATCTGAAATTTGCAAATATTGATTTTGAATGAAAGTAATTTACAATAGCAattgaaaaaattgcataaatgacAATGGTAACTTaagttaacaatgaaaaatatatttgcaagttgatcatattaaaataaaaaataaacagcatgtgaataaatagaagaaataatgcATCAATCGATACACAAAATATCAATATACTTAGAATTGAAATTCAAACAGAATTTGAAACAAACCACATTTCTCCaaccatttaaattaaaaggatcaataaatatatcattatcaTTCACAATATAACAATATCATTTGTTACTCTTAGCTGACACTACATCAAAGCACTGAAATTAATAACTTATCATTATATACAAGGACTAAAATGAATTACACGTTAAATGATACACAATTATCCTACAGTACTGTTCCTATTTCCATAATAGGTATACTGCATACCAGCATTtatcaacctttcagtatttacgacccaattttcaatcataatttttcatctacaaacaataacaatatatttcGAATActttgacgctaaagctacactacgacctaattacaaaccttacaaattatcaagaataagtaaattattgatatttagcAACACCAATCTGCTGCAGTGACAAAACTAGAATCggtgcctctctattgctctctgtcttacatCCACCATATCACACATTCTCATGGCTTGGggagaagttccgatttgtctcaaATATTCTGGAATGTTTAAGCGACCATCTGTGCAAATGTGTACAATTTctgcacctcgttcaattccagtCAGTCTCAGTCAAGTCGATCTTTCTATCGCTATCAAATTTATGATGAAtgtttatgttgtaatttgcaaTTCATGGTATTAAATACTCATGGCAgtatatttatacagaatcatggttAAATTGGCAGAAGCGAGCATTAGAAAATAGTGAAACATCAACAATTGCACAGACAAGCGTGGttcgaaaataaaatcaataagatattctcaagaatacttaaattttgggtttaccagtagcaggataaatgaagaagaaaggcccctaTGTGTCATCTGCTCAAAAATGTTGGAAGCAGAaacctaataaacatttttttaaaaaacattttgagggGTGAAACCTAATAAACATTTGGAAGTACTTCATAGTGTGTACATTAACAAACCCctagaatttttcaaattaatatcataaaagagcaaatatcatttttaaaaaaacctttgtgaatgaaaaagctcaACTTgactcttacaaagtttcatataaaaaagtaggatgtaaaaagcctcacaccattggtgaagagcttattttgccagatgcaattgagattgtagaaactatgtttagAGATAACTTTTCCAAACAATTGCACTCCATACCTCTAACAAATATTACTGTTACTCATCAAAtcggtgatatagctgaagacatacagcatcagcttttcaggaagttgcgtgacaaattgttttcaattcagcttgatgaggcaacagatagcaatacagatgctcatttcattgcctatgttaaTTTCGTGATGGTATGttagcagtagaagaactacttttccacaaaccaatagaactcaaagcaacagcactctattatttgctatcttaaatgattttatgagCGAGGCAAACAAAGAgtgcaaagaattttaaaaagtattttcttgctgacaacaacttggtagcaagttacgaaTGGGTTAGATCGATTTCAAAATACTCCTcaagggctctcaactgccgtaaaagaaatcttcatagacacAGCAAGTGGTGAAATCAAAAGATAACTTAGTAATAAATCACACATTGAATTTTGGGCAAGGGTGGATgagttttctgaaaaaaagaacattttgtaTACTACTCCAGTTTTCAACATCTACCTTTGCAAAAGTGGATTTTCTGCAGTGACTgctttgaagaaaaaatacagatctcagctaaatattgaaaaagaactCAGAATGTCttcttctaatattaaaccttcctttgaaaaactttgctctgcaagacagacccaagggagtcactaataattattaaacttgtttttaatttagtattgatacgttaattaatttttaaatatattgtgcagtactgatacaatcctatttataagtgaattataacagtataaatgtatattttattatttattattagagacCAGACTTTATGCATtagcatattaagcccattctcaccagttactgcatattttccttaaaatctggtgatgatgcatattttcgctatatttacaatatttttcggtagggtacctagttaataaatgaaatcttacgttgtagccagCCAAACCTATTAGttgcacggctcttagagcgcacttagcagccacGCGTCTATGGTTTTGGTAGGATAATTATTATGAGGCCAAATAAAACACAGACTCACGCAAGACAATCATGGACAATACCGTTGTGTCGTGCACCCCTACTGCAGCACTCCTCTCactaaacaattaaattacacaaGTTATTGTTTACGCGCTTATtgcattaatttagttttttatttatttaaacaaagtttaatgtgtaccatACCAACCAAAAAAAAAGCCTCTTCATAGACAGCtcaattttatattgataatattttataccttcaagtttgcgagaaaaatatttcgtacacaaaaaagtttcaaataaaccagcatgtcaagacaagtcttcatTTCACAGGACTGCAAAAGAAAAGCCCACAAGACTTATAACAGCGGCAAGTAGCAatgatttcacttccaaaggtaaacaaaaaaccattttagtatggatttatgtgaagcattgcttacaagtaatattcctcttcaaaaacttacaaatcctaccttcaaagattttctgcgaaaatattgcttgaatcaaaataaaaaatgaatcaacattgcgtaaaaattacataccaacaatttacctacacgttctggaagaaatacgcaatgaacGCAAGGATAACAatatttggatttcagctgacgAAAATACTGACAGTTGTGGCCATTACACTGCAAATTTAATTGTTGGTACATTATAACTAGAGCCTTCTTCTTCATATCTGGTGGCCTGCAAAGGCCTTCAACAGACAAACCATTCTACGATCGCCAGATTTGTgaatgagggtattaaaaaaatatttcctgaatcttctgcagatgaaagagtgtttaatgtttatattcCTCTCAGGTGCTGCTCCCTTtatgatcaaggcagccaaagccctccaagtattttatccGGATTAATGTGACATGCTTTGCTCACAGAGGACATCGACTCACTGAAGAAGTATGATccacgtttgggaatgtaaattaaactgatttcataaggcacctgctcgcaataagatctataaagaaaaactgccaaatgtgcctttacctcccAACCCAGTGGCAACTCAAAGGTGAATGTGGATTGAAGCTGTACTGCTTTACAATGAGCATTCTGAGgccatcaaaggtgtagtaaatGGCTTTGACAGTGCAGAGGCTATGGCAGTCTGTCAGTCcaagcatttaacgattctagtattaaaaaaaacatagctgtgattagcactcatttttcCCCACATACCTGTGagtattaaaaaacttgaaactcaaggtttggcaTTGACTGAATTTATTCAGTTAATGAGTAGtaaaatccgccaaatgaactCTGGATTGTCAGAGGTATAACtgtgtaaacttaaagaaaaattagaaatcattttgaacaataatCCAGGGTTTGAACAtttgtgtcaaattgatagttttattaatggacaggtgaacttttgccagaaacaataagtgctaacatagcacccaaattcaaatactgctcAGTTACTTCAGTGGATGTGGAacgatccttttccacttataaaaatattttgaatgatcgaagacacaatcttactaccgAACATTTTGAACAGTACCagattgtttacgtttacaaaagtaagaaaatattaaattgttaattatagaatttatcgatatgttattcaactatttactaattgtatgctaattttgaaacaaaaaaccaagcattactattttttaattattttaagttgtttaattatttttaagtaattaatttgcatattttaagcattcttCATGCATATCTGCACGcatatttcaagtattttatgttgcatataattcAGTCTCTATTTATTacgtcagaatgtattttgttttgctttcctttcagtaaattaataaatttttttaatattttcttttgatatgGTCATGCCCCCACTTTGCGTTATCATGCTCCcttggttttaatttaaatacccaAAGGGGGATTAAATTTGAATAccattaaatacattaaacaaaattaatcgtTTAATCATAccattaaatacagtttttatcaCATATCTGTTTTAGTTACTCATATGAGGCAAATAACTATTGACATCtccaagaaaacataatttttaatcaaaatttacacACAGTTCTACTGATACtcaatcaataaaacaaaaagaagataatctgattaaaataaaaaaactaagttttttttaaatttaaacatttatacaaacatatacatcataattatcttacaatttaaaattttccgtcttaattttcttcagaacttagaaataaacagaaaagctacaaaaataaattgtaaatgaataacATACATACAAAGcacataaataaacagaaatgttAACACACCATTTCACcttaagtacaataaaaaatgtaaaggcGATAAAAATTTAGGGTAACATGTTAACatcaaattttgtatgaaaatctgaaaaataaatgactatttAAACATTTGTGCTGTTGAAACTTAGACAAATGGATGCTCTGAAAAAGCCCAGTATGCTTGGGCCTCAAATactttataacaacaaaaaatagaagaaataatgcATTTCttcatacacaaaatataaatataaaccaatgccCCACAGGCAGGCAGAAAAAAAAGGATGCAAATGTGAACAGAATAGAatttttctgctacatttcagtctgtttcttttttaatacaagtCAAACATCTTAAACTCTTCATGTTCAGCTGACGTTACTTaatagattttctcagaattagattatctaacaattttgttaatttactgacaatttaacaaagttattgtacatcaaacctaaaaaattgtattttttgacaaaattgcTGGAGATACAATTCTTGGATTTGTTTATTCAATTTCTCAGATCAAATACTATTGGCCAATTTGACAAAACTGAGGTTTAAGTTGCTATTGCATCTGCCCACATTAACCAGATTCAGCTTCCTATCTACTCCTTAATATAAGAAAATGGTTCAGAAGACAAATCTGTATAAAGGTACACATAATGCAACATAATAGAGAATAGAAAAGAAATGGatattaaatcatttacatttttatatcaactatttcctattttcttattttttatccacACATTTTCAGGAAATTAATTGTCTTCCTCAGAggttttcagtatattttaattaaaataatataaatatattataactgcAAGATATAGTCAGCATTATGTTATAAACATATCAATAACTTCAATACAATGGTCAGcagtcttaaataaattataatcttcaaattttacttgttcatttaataaatttctctaatacatttatatatacatcaggtaaaattaattaaatttcaaagtatagacctatttttatattaaattcagtagctaaactttttgaataaattatttaataaggttAAGAGTCATATTTCAGC belongs to Lycorma delicatula isolate Av1 chromosome 1, ASM4794821v1, whole genome shotgun sequence and includes:
- the LOC142323050 gene encoding tubulin-specific chaperone A-like, producing MADPRLKTLKIKTGIVKRLAKEKVMYEKEADNQKNRIEKLKNEGKDEYDIRKQEEVLQESLMMVPDCQRRLLKAFEELQSILTSESDLKEQEDYLAAQKVLDDAKPQLPSPVEVTHFC